The stretch of DNA ATTATTATATTCCCGTCAAAATATACCATACTGTCAAAATATTCTTCATTTACCGGTATATAGTGAATATTTCAAAATAAAGGGGTCATCACAGCAGTATCCGTTATGAGGTTTATTCCTGTCAGCCATTGATTTGTGCGGTATTTATAAGCACAGAACACTCTATCTCCGGGAGGGATGAAGGCTATGAAAAAAACGCTCATGCTGGTGCTGTTCTTCTCATTCTGTTTACTCCCTGTTTTTTCGGGACAGGCAATCGGGCAGTACTGGGAATATGATGTGCCCTATGTTCCCACACCGTACGAGGTTGTGACTGAAATGCTCAAGGTTGTCGATATCGGGAAAGATGATATCGTATACGATCTCGGGTGCGGAGATGGCCGGATTGTGATCATGGCGGCGGAAAAAACCGGCTGTCACGGAATCGGTATCGATATCAATCCCGTTCGCATCAAGGAAAGCAATGAAAACGCCGTCAAGGCACATGTAACCGACAGGGTGAAATTTCTGGAGCAGAACCTGTTCGATGTCGATGTCAGTCATGCCAGCGTCGTTACGCTCTATCTTCTGACGAGTGTCAATCTCAAATTACGCCCGAAACTGCTCCATGAACTGAAACCCGGCACACGGCTTGTTTCACATAACTACAGCATGGGAGAATGGAAGCCGGATAAATCGATGGAAGTCATGACAGGCATGGAAAGCCATTCGGTTTATTTCTGGGTCGTTCCCGCCAATGTTTCCGGTAAGTGGAAATGGACCGCGGCTTCCGATAATTCCGGTAAACAGTATGTGCTCCTGCTGGAACAGAACTTTCAGGATGTCAGGGGCGGGATAGTCATGAATAACGGAGAAATTCCGATAGAGAATGCCACACTCACCGGCAATAAACTTCAGTTCACCGTGACGGAGAAGGTGCAGAATAATTCGACTGCCACACGGTACGAGGGTCTCATTCACGATAACACGATTGACGGTACTCTCGTTATAGCCGCTCCGGGAAATCAGAAACGCACGGCGCCGTGGAACGCACAGCGCGACCCGTCAACCGTAACACCCATAGATACTTCGAGCTCAAAATAATCGCCGGTGTTTTGGGCTTTCATTGCAATTAAGAATCGATAATTTTTTACGATAGTATGTAATCTCCCCTGCCTGCGGCATCCCATCTTGTTTTATAAGGGGGATACGGCAAAGCCGAGGGGAATCAATGATGTTAGCTGACTTAACTGGATAACCGGATATCCTTTTTCACAGCCCTCTCACAGAGAGTTGAAATAACGACATGAATTTTTTCGATCTTCTCGTAATTCTCGTTGTCGCCGGTCTCGGTATAACCGGCTTCCGTGACGGTCTTATCCGGCAGGCTGTAAAGCTGGTCGGCTTGATCGTTTCCGTCGTTGTTCTTGCGGTTTTTTCGGATTTCTTTATCGGGCTTGCGCAAAACATCAGATTTCTTCCCGCGAAAATCGCCGTGCCCCTCGTGTTTTATAGTGCGCTGATCATCGGACTGGTTATATTTGCGGTTCTTGCCGCAATTCTCAGCAGGATGATACATCTGACGCCGATAGGATTTATCGACTCCGGGCTCGGTACGGCTTTCGGCATACTCAAGGCGCTGCTGTTGTGCGGGGTTATTGCCGTTGCGCTTTCATTCACATCGCCGGGATCGTTTTTAGGGGGACAGTTCCGGTCGTCACGGACGGCGGGCCCCCTTTCACAGCTCGTTTCGGAATCAATACCGTTTGTGAAAAAATCAGTTTCATCCTTTTACAGGCTCTTCCCCTCGATGCCGGAAAAGCCCGAACCGGAGAATAATGAGCACATCGAACAGAATCCCGTTATATAACGACCATGCCCTGAAAGTCCTCGAATTCGACCGTGTACGCTCGATAATCGCTTCCCTCGCCCGCTCCGATGAAGGGCGGAGCCGTATCTCGGAGACAATTCCGTCGCATGATGTCGCGGCTGTCCGCAGCCGCCTCTCCGAGGTCGGTGAATTACTGGATGCCCTGCGGTTCGACGATCCCTTTCCGTCGGTGGACCTTGTCGATATCCGGAATATCTTCCCCTACCTTAAAATCGAGGGGTATAACCTCGGTGTCGAGGCAATCGCTGCGGTTGCCGGTAATCTGGAGGTTGCCGGCGCGGTTAAAAGCTACTTCATTGATCGTGAAGCAAAATACCCCCGTGCCGCGGCGATGACTCGTGATATGTCCCCCCACGAGGATATCGTCCGCGATGTGCGGAGAATGATAACCCCCGATCTGAAAATCGCCGATGATGCCACTCCCGGGCTCGCTTCCATCAGGAGAAGGCTCAACAGGGCGCTGAACGCCCTGAGAAACCTCGTTGAAAAAACGCTCGAGGGACTTCCCGACGACGTTGTCAGCGAACGAGTGGTGACCCTGCGGAACGGACGGTTTGTTCTGCCGATACGCGACTCGATGAAAAACAGGGTTCCCGGAGCGGTTCAGGACAGGTCGCAGACGGGGAGGACGCTCTTTATCGAGCCGCTCGTTTCCATCGAGGCAAACAACGAGGTCCGTGAGCTCGAGCTCGCCGAACAGGCCGAAATCGAGCGTATCCTCATCCTTCTTTCCGGGCGTATCGCTTCGGCAGCCGATGATGTGACTCACAACCAGGAGGTGCTTGTCAGAATTGACACCATCGCCGCGATGGCGCGGTTCGGGGTCATGGTGGATGGCGTCGTGCCGGTCATCAATGACAGCCCCGAACTGACCGTCAGAAAGGGACGGCATCCGCTGCTCGAGTGGAAATTCCGCGGTAACGACAGTCCTTCTGTGGTTGTTCCTCTCGACCTCGAGATGGGCGGCTCCACAGTCACTCTCGTCATAACCGGGCCGAATGCGGGCGGTAAAACGGTTGCGCTCAAAACGGCGGGGCTCCTGACAGTCATGGCGCTTGCCGGAATGCCCATACCCGCCGGAGAGGGTACGGCGGTGTTTGCGCCGGGCGGAGTATTCGCGGATATCGGGGACGAACAGTCTATCGAGGATGATCTGAGCACGTTTTCCTCACACATGAAAAATATCGTGACCATCCTGCGGGAAGCCGGTCCGGGGTCTCTTGTTCTCCTCGATGAGCTCGGCGGCGCCACCAATCCTGTGGATGGCGAGGCGATTGCCCTCGCGGTGTTGAAAAAACTCACCGCTGTCGGAGCGATTACCCTCGCGACGACACACCATGGCGGCCTCAAGGTTTTTGCCCATGAAACCGCGGGAGTAAAAAACGCCTCGATGGAATTCGACAAGGAAAACCTCATGCCGACATTTGTGCTCAGAATGGGTATTCCGGGTTCTTCCTATGCATTCGAAATTGCAGCCAGGCTCGGTATGCCGGGCGATGTTCTCAGGGATGCCGAATCGCTCGCTGGCGGCGAACGGAAAAGTCTCGAGGGCCTCATCGCCGAGATGGAAGACCATGTCCGCAGGGCCGACGATGAGCGCAGGCTTGCCGAAAAAGCCCGTATAAAAGCCGAATCGGTCAAACGCGATTATGAACTGAAGCTCGAACAGTTCAATACCAGAAAGCAGGAACTCCTCAGCGAGGCGATTACCGAATCGCAGGCTATCGTCGTGGATGCCAACCGCAGTATCGAGTCCGCGATCAGGGAAATCAAAGAGCACAAGGCATCGCACGAATCGATCCTGGCGGCAAAATCCACAGTCAGTGAAAAAACCGAGGAAATCCGTAAAGCGGCGGCAAAACTCCCCAAACGCCGTGAAAAAATGAAACACCGTCCGATTGACGGGCTTACTGTCGGACAGGCCGTATGGGTTGATTCCTTCGGCGCGGACGCCAGTGTGGAAGAGGTGCTCGACGGCGGGAAAAAGGCCCGGATACGGGTGGGGAAAAGCAAGGCTTCGCTCGTCGTGAACGCCCGTGATCTCTCCCTGTCCGACACACCACCCGAAAAACCGAAACAGGTCGTGGCAGTCAATGTGCATGCGAGCGGTATCGAATCTTCCGAGATCGACCTGCGGGGCAAGGTGTTCGACGATGCCCGGGCGGAGCTTGAAATTTTCCTCGACCATCTCCACATGGCGGGAATGGAAACCGCGCAGATCATTCACGGCAAAGGGTCGGGGGCGCTGCGGATCAAAATCGGCGCCTGGCTCGAAAAGCACCCTTATGTGGAATCGCAGCGTCTCGGCAACTGGAACGAGGGCAGTTTCGGTGTCACCGTGGTAACCCTGAAAAAATAGGAGCTGTACCATGTACAGGAGAAACGATACCCGAACGATAGTGGTCAGGGGTATTCTCATTGGCGGAGGGAACCCTGTCACCGTGCAGTCGATGACCAACACACAGACTACCGATGTATCCGCGACCATAAACCAGATACGGGCGCTGGTCTCGGCCGGATGCGATATCGTCCGTGTCGCGGTGCCCACCCCCGAAGCCGTCGAGGCTTTTAAAGAAATCAGGAGTGCGGTGGATGTTCCCCTTGTCGCCGACATCCATTTCGACTATCGGCTCGCGCTCCGCTCCCTTGAGGCCGGGGCTGACAAGCTCCGCATAAACCCCGGTAATATCGGCGGCAGCGCCCGGATTCGTGATGTCGTGAGTGCCGCGACAGAGCTGGGTATTCCCATCCGCATCGGTGTCAACGCCGGATCGCTCAAGAAGGAGATTCTCGAACGGCACGGAGGCCCGACACCCGAAGCGCTCGTCGAAAGCGCGCTCGAAGAGGTGGATATTCTCGACGATCTCGGTTTTCACGATGTCTGTGTTTCCATCAAGTCATCGAGCGTGCCCGCAACCATCACCGCCTACCGTCTCTTTGCCGAACAGCGGGATCATCCCCTCCATGTCGGCGTGACCGAAGCCGGAACCCTCCGTTACGGGACCATCAAGTCATCGTGCGGAATCGGCGGTGTCCTTTCCGGCGGAATCGGCGACACCATCAGGGTGTCCCTTACCGCCGACCCGGTCAACGAGGTTGTCGCCGGTATCTCCATTCTCAAAGCAATGGGTCTCAGAAAAGCGGGCGCCGAGGTGATAAGCTGCCCCACCTGCGGACGAACGGAAATCGACATCATCGGTCTCGCCGAGGAGGTGGAGCGCCGGGCCTCTTCTATCGCCAGCCCGATCATCATCGCTGTCATGGGCTGCGTAGTGAACGGTCCCGGAGAAGCCCGTGAGGCGGATTACGGCATCGCCGGTGGAAAAGGTACGGGTCTCCTGTTCCGGAAGGGGGAAAAAGTACGCACCGTCCCGGAGCGGGAGCTCGTCGATGCGCTGTTTGCCCTGATCGATGCCGATAACCCCAGGTAACAGATGTCATATTTATTTCCACTGCATTCAATGAACTATCCCGGACTGAAGTCTGGAGTATCCGAATGGAGGCCCCTTTACCCTCGGTCCCTTTCCCCCGTTCCGGGGGCAAGGGATGTTGTGCCATCACAAGCACAGGTGCAAAATTGCGGTGTCTTTTCCCTGCCCACCGCCGAGGGAAATGTGGCGTGAAACGCCGGAAGGGGGACTTTTTACTCCGGAGTGAACTCCGAGGAATTCTTTGATTAAATCGATCCGTTCACAATGTTCAAAAGAAATCGGATTTGAATATTAAGTAATTCTTGAGTAAACATATACTTTTTCTCTGCATTGTATCTCTGCGAGTGGGCGCGCAAAGGAAAGCATCGTTTCAAACGATGTTTCGAAAAAGATTGGGAATTACCGGAATAACTCAATCTGGCCATCCCCAAAAATCCACGTTGAATTGTATTGTAATGAATTGATTATAAATAGTATAATACCTTTTGAAGTTTCTGATTTATCAACCCCGTTGAAAAGCCCCGCGGTCACAACCGGTTTTCGGAAAAAGAATGGGTGCTGTCCGGGCGAGCCGAAGGCTCGTGAGTTCACACATTTCCGAAAATCGGGCAGTGAACGGGGTATAAGGCTTTTCACGGGGTACCCTTTCCTTGGTTACTTCCTTTGGGCACGCAAAGGAAGTAACATATAAAAAAAAGTGTTCATTAAATGGGTGATAGCCGGATATTTTAACTGGTGATCCTTCAAAATCCACAGTGGATTGTATTGTAATGAATTGATTATAAATAGTATAATACCTTTTGAAGTTTCTGATTTTTTAACCCCGTTGAAAAG from bacterium encodes:
- the ispG gene encoding flavodoxin-dependent (E)-4-hydroxy-3-methylbut-2-enyl-diphosphate synthase is translated as MYRRNDTRTIVVRGILIGGGNPVTVQSMTNTQTTDVSATINQIRALVSAGCDIVRVAVPTPEAVEAFKEIRSAVDVPLVADIHFDYRLALRSLEAGADKLRINPGNIGGSARIRDVVSAATELGIPIRIGVNAGSLKKEILERHGGPTPEALVESALEEVDILDDLGFHDVCVSIKSSSVPATITAYRLFAEQRDHPLHVGVTEAGTLRYGTIKSSCGIGGVLSGGIGDTIRVSLTADPVNEVVAGISILKAMGLRKAGAEVISCPTCGRTEIDIIGLAEEVERRASSIASPIIIAVMGCVVNGPGEAREADYGIAGGKGTGLLFRKGEKVRTVPERELVDALFALIDADNPR
- a CDS encoding CvpA family protein; protein product: MNFFDLLVILVVAGLGITGFRDGLIRQAVKLVGLIVSVVVLAVFSDFFIGLAQNIRFLPAKIAVPLVFYSALIIGLVIFAVLAAILSRMIHLTPIGFIDSGLGTAFGILKALLLCGVIAVALSFTSPGSFLGGQFRSSRTAGPLSQLVSESIPFVKKSVSSFYRLFPSMPEKPEPENNEHIEQNPVI
- a CDS encoding endonuclease MutS2; this translates as MSTSNRIPLYNDHALKVLEFDRVRSIIASLARSDEGRSRISETIPSHDVAAVRSRLSEVGELLDALRFDDPFPSVDLVDIRNIFPYLKIEGYNLGVEAIAAVAGNLEVAGAVKSYFIDREAKYPRAAAMTRDMSPHEDIVRDVRRMITPDLKIADDATPGLASIRRRLNRALNALRNLVEKTLEGLPDDVVSERVVTLRNGRFVLPIRDSMKNRVPGAVQDRSQTGRTLFIEPLVSIEANNEVRELELAEQAEIERILILLSGRIASAADDVTHNQEVLVRIDTIAAMARFGVMVDGVVPVINDSPELTVRKGRHPLLEWKFRGNDSPSVVVPLDLEMGGSTVTLVITGPNAGGKTVALKTAGLLTVMALAGMPIPAGEGTAVFAPGGVFADIGDEQSIEDDLSTFSSHMKNIVTILREAGPGSLVLLDELGGATNPVDGEAIALAVLKKLTAVGAITLATTHHGGLKVFAHETAGVKNASMEFDKENLMPTFVLRMGIPGSSYAFEIAARLGMPGDVLRDAESLAGGERKSLEGLIAEMEDHVRRADDERRLAEKARIKAESVKRDYELKLEQFNTRKQELLSEAITESQAIVVDANRSIESAIREIKEHKASHESILAAKSTVSEKTEEIRKAAAKLPKRREKMKHRPIDGLTVGQAVWVDSFGADASVEEVLDGGKKARIRVGKSKASLVVNARDLSLSDTPPEKPKQVVAVNVHASGIESSEIDLRGKVFDDARAELEIFLDHLHMAGMETAQIIHGKGSGALRIKIGAWLEKHPYVESQRLGNWNEGSFGVTVVTLKK